tgtttacatggacagcaATATTCCCACTATTGAGcttattcagaataagacattatttcagttatgatgtttacataatgtgctaatagaatattccattcatattcctttttatattttacagagcATGATTATGACTTGCATCATAATGTCCACCACACCGTTACATTAAATGTTACTCTGTCAGTTTCAAACCCCAACCTGAAAGTTTGacgaatatatatgtttttattccacTCTTTACCGTTACCATTCTCTCATACACTTTGTGGGAGGTGGCTGGATTGAGATATTGCTATTTGTGATGATTGTACTGCTCCAAACTATAGGAAAGTTAAATGAGAACATATTTATaaaaagggggtgggggggtgtgtgtgtgggtggtggtggggtgtgtgggtgtgtggtggtggtggtgggttaGGGGGGTGTACGTCAACAGCATGCCTATGCTCAGACTCCGTGTCACTGTAATGAGTGAGGGGAAGCCATTGCGGATGCCAAAAATGCCCTTAGAAGAGAGCACAGCTGACCCTAAGCTGGCAGGAACTGAAGATACTCGCgctgctatatatatatatatatactatgaGATCCTGGGTGATCTATGTCGATTCAAAGAATTCACATTACTGCACTAACCGAACCCGACAGCTACGCACATTTTACTCCAAGAGTGGATCTCCAAAGGCAAACAATAGAAATTCCAATGGTATCCGTTAATCAACTTAGGTGTTAACAAATTAAATCCTTAAATAGAAATAGAGAATgggataaataaaatatgccACAACAGATGGGTCCCTGTGCTTTGGCCCCTACTGTGCAGATAATAACATAAGGATAGGGTGGAGGAGTTTGGGTGGGGAGTTAGTCAAGAAGAAGGGCATGCTGCTGAAGTGATACAATTGAAAGTCTACAGACCTTTGTGTCCAGACAGATCTGCCTCTGTGAATGAGAAATGTTGCCACAATGTAAATGCGTGAGACCCACTGGAGGGTGTACTCAGGATCCTATCCAAGCCAATCAAGCCTGGAGCAACTAAAACAGTACAAGCATGATGGAAAACAGCTCTGATAATGTTCTGCATGATTGTTTACGAGAGAGAGATAGACGAAGGTCGAGTGAGTGTTATCCAAtgcttgaaatgttttaaattttttattctatattatACAGAATGTGTTTGgtatgagaaaataaatcaaatcatttgcacgttgtattgtaaaaaaaaaaaaaaaaaaaaaacttgtctcTTGGGATGCAAGTAGTGTGATTTGATCACATTTAGTGGCTCAATTAATGTATTTGtgtcagagaaaaagagagaggaagagaaagagaggttgTGTTTACTGACCTTGCTCCTGGTCAGCATCTCCTTGAGGGATGCCAACATACACCATGACGTTGACAGCATCAGATACATCCAGATGAAGGTTAGTGGTTCCCACCTTTCTGTCTTCACTGGAGATTAAGCCTGGGGGAAGGCAaggcagtgagagagagagaagatgaagacAAATAGAGTATACAATGGAGGAAGAGTGAGAAAGAGGTGAGACATTGAGGTGAGCTGACACTGGATGAAAAATTCAGCCAATCCTTCTTACCATAGGCGTTGTACATCTTAGGCCCGAGGTCAGGCCGCACAAAAAAGTTGGGCAGACGGGCAGCAAGGTTTAGACGACCGTCTCTTTTTGTGTACTCAGGCAAGGGGAGGTTATCCATCAGATCATCAAACCTGGGGAAGTATGacgaataaatcaaataaattactCTACAACTAAGCCCTATGAAACAAACTGAGTAGTAAaggggctatacaaatacaatttgattgaagTAGGATtaacaaatgtgttttggaGACAAGTTAAAAAAATCCTGAAGCAAAACTCAGGATTAATGTCtttgtttaaacacaaaaacttttttgtgtgtaatctctgataattatctttattgttttatcgcccagccctaccTTCTAAGGATGACATATTATATGAAAAACCTATTTCTGGGTCCCTCACCTTGTGGGCATCATGTCCCTAAAGTCTTCACCTGGAGGCCAGTCCTTTAACTTCAACACCATGGGTTGACCTTCATTATCTTGCAGTCGCTCTACATTcacacaaagcaaaacacaaattaGTTATGACTGACATCAGAGAGAAATGGGCATTAAGATAACAGTCACAGGCAGATCAAGTcaaacaattacatttctttaaatgtatgtaaatatattgGGGCCTCACTTTTGATGACCTGGAAACCATCCCAGAAGTCTCGCACCTTCACATCAGAGATGATGGCACAATTTCTACAGTTGACCAGGTCTACATCCTGATCTCCAAACTCTTCACTGAAGGCTTCAGGTCGCCACAAATTAGACTTCAGACGTTTATGTATCCCTGACACCAACACAGGCTGGACACATGGGAGAAGAGATTAGAGAGCAGACAGAGCAACAGAAGTCAACACAGGTAAGTTTCAACCAAAGTTTTTGCAACAGCCAACCATCATCCTTGTGTCATTCTTACTTGTCCCTGCTTCCAGCACTCTCTGAAGATCTTCCAGTTGTTGCCGTTGCTAGGATCTTGTAGGCAGAGGAGTCGTCCATCGCAGAGCCAGGAGTGCGAGGTATGTGGTTCTAAAACACTAAGGCCCATTACACCATCTTTGCGGCCCCCCATCGTAGAAAGCTCGCCACCTTCAGAGGCCCCAGTGCGACGGCCTTCTGCCTTTTTGGTCTCCACAACCGAGGCAATGATGTGATCGAGGAAGTTTGGGAGGCTGCTCTTCAGCTTGTCACTCTAAGAGACACAAGAGGGGCTTTTGTTACTCAGCTGTGTACTTGTATTTACACTTGAGTAATTTAAAGTAAAGGTAGAAATATTTCTACTCTGGCATATTCAAATTAAACAATTTGGTTAAATACAACCCCAGTAGATGGCAGTAACACAAATTGTATTCTGTTCAGTTATAACTAATCCTGCTGTATTTTCCCACAGttgtaataatattataaataataataactttaattataCAGTACTAAAAAACAATGTTATAAAGTGGCTTGAAAAGGTCTACAGCACTAGGACCGAGAAATTTCTAGTAAATctagacatttaaaataaataaaacttcatAAAATAGATCAAAAATATAAGATAAACACAAATAGGGTTAAAGACTGAATGGAATAATACATGTTATACTTACGCCTGCTGTGGTAAAGACGGAGGGGAATGGTACGCCACTCTCTCCAGGACCCTGGGGAAGTTTTCCTGGTCCAGAGTTGAGCAGATCCCGTAGACTGGACCCCTCAGGTTTGGACTGGGCCATGCTTGAGCCCAGTAGCAGGCTGTTAAATAGCTTAGGGCTAGAAGCAGATGGCTTTGACAGGGCACTGAGTGAGTCCAAACCAAAGGGAGGCCGGCTGTCTCGACTCATCATGGCCCGAAGTGAACCAGATTCTGGAAGAAAATGGTGATGCAACTTTGATAAAGATTTTGATGTGCTCAGATTACACTGACTCTTTATTGCCTTTTTCCTACTTACCCTTGGTGTCATCCTTGGCTTTCTGTGTGGCCAAGTCTGCCAGCCAGTGCAGAGCAGAGCTGTTGCCCTCTCCCGATGAGCGTGACTCCTTGGCAGAGGACTGTGCGAGGTTACAGGGGGAGGATGTACCACTGGTGGAGTTACTAGTACTGCCCACACTTTCCCCACCCCCACTGTCTGatggtgctgctgtttgtgtagTTTCTGTTTTGATCGCTGACGCTTCTCCCTCTGATTTTGGAGTGGTGCCAATACCAGAAGCTGCAGCTATAaggccgccgccgccgctgccgccgccACCACCACTACTCGTTGTAGACTGCAGAGACAAGCACAAGAAAATGTTAAAGCCTGTTTGATGGAGACATAAAAACTAAGAAAAAAGATTCTGTGGCACAACAGTACCTGTGAAACCCCATTGGGAGCAAAAGGGCGCACAAGAGGCTTGGTGTGTCGACTGGTACATGGACAATTGGCCTTAATACCCCACTTGCCTCTTGCTGAATGCACCATGTCCCCTATGTTGTATAGAGCTAAAAGAGAATGACAATTAAATCAATCATTGCAGCTCCATTTCATATTAAATACTTGATGCTCAGGATTTATGATTCTTTCATAAAGTAAATGTTACCTGTCCCAGGTATAATCTGCGTAGGCATGAGGTTCTGTGGCTCATGAGGTTGACCTTTAGCACATTTCAACCAAGAGAAAACCTCGTCCTCTGGAACTTCATCCACAtctaaaggaaagaaaatatcgACATGTGTTTCCAATGACCAAACCTCAAAACATTACAGCAAGTACCAAGCTAGTCAATGCTAGACAGTTcaaactggggggggggggttgaaatTTGAGGTGGGCACCTTTTCACACAGTGGACTTAGTGTTGAGAGTTTTAAAGAACACATCACAAAATTATATTCAACCAAGCAGTGGTATTATAGTAATatgatttcattatttgtttttacacgTGCCACGCACAGACTTGCACACATGCAGGTGATGAGTTCCAGCAAGGAAGCTGTGAACGGACAAACGCAACACTGAGGATTGGCTTGGTTGTCCTCAGCATCTGAAGGCAGCACCAAAAACTTATACCAAAAAAACGTATTTTGTGTGATTGATCAGTTCTTTTTATGAATCGATATCAAATCATTCAAATGGagatcattttaaatcaaagaaatgtttttttattaacacagcCTTGTGTCCAATTTAGAAATCTGGACATTCTGAGGGGGGGGGATGAAATAAACGTGATTGGCAGATTCAAATGACACAGAATAAAGTTGGCCAATTGGGTGGGCTGAATGAAACATGTTCATTTAACACAGCAATAATGTAGGGAACTGGATAAAGATCTCCAAGTGTCACTGTATTAACTCACCCTCCCTTGGCCTGTTCCTGCGAAGCCGATAGCAGTCCAGACAAACTCCAAAGCCACACTTGCGGCACACCCAGTGGATGTTAAAGAGGGTGgtctcacacacatcacacatttcTCTGACGCCTCGCACAGCTCGTTTCCATGCCACTTTCTCTGAAGGGtaggaaaagacaaaaaaacaattacatacATCTGAGAGGTTGAGTGTTGAGACAAAAAGATTGAATGTGACCACAAAGAGCAGATTGATGCCTATATACTTACGGTGAGGTTCCACCATCATCATCGCCTCCTTCTCAGACATGACCAACTGGCAGAACTGGTCTCCCACATTGGCCAGGATGTACTTGGAGGTATCAAGGTCCAGTCCCTCTTGAACAGCTGGTGCAGGTAGCCACAAACTCATAGCCATGGAATCACTCTGCTGAGGGCTCAGGAAGCCTTCCACGCGCAGCACACCTTTACGAGTGAAAGCCAACCTAgacacaggtttaaaaaaaaaatttggtaAACAGATCTATTTTTGAAATTAGAACATCCTCTATTCTCATAACTTTCTTtcatgacacaaaaaaaaaatactacacACCTTCTGAAGTGGAAGAAACGACAAGCTACATTTgggtcatcatcatcatcgctaTCTTCATCCGTATTCCGATATTTACGGTAACGCTCCAGGCGGCACTCACGGCATTTGTGCAAGTGAGGGGCTACATTGATGCACGAACCATCCTGGAGAAAGGACTCACCAGACTGCTTCAGGCGACGCACCTTACTCTGGTCTTTTAACACAGACTGGCCCACTGAAGGACACAATTTAGTGTTAGTTCAGATGCTCAGTTTGTACCAAAGAATACAAAGGTCCTCAAGAGTGGACAGGTCTTACCTTTGAAAGGCTTGTTACGTGGACGGCTCTTAGAAGCCCCTTGGACTTTAGTTTTCTGCATCATGGCAACATCCTTGGTGGGGAGTGGTGGGACTTGGCCTTTCTCTGGGCCATCCTCATTCTCACTCAGATCTGACAGGTCACTGTTGCTGCTGGAATCAGAGTCACGTTTCGATGCTTGGCCTCTTTCCTCCAGGGTAAACTTCTGAGACTGGCTCTGTTCAAACGACACAGGCTCTTCTTCCATTCCACCGGGGATGCTTCCAAACATTCGGCAGCCTGAGGTGGATGAAGGCATCTCCGCAGCCTCTTGCTCCTCCTTGGTCAAAGCCCCTTCACTATGTGACTTCTGAGATGAGGCTGGCGCTTGAGTGGAGGAAGAGCTGGGTGAAGCAGCTGCCGAGAGTGATGGGAAAGAGGAAGACAGAATCCCCTTAGGTGGCTCTGCCATAGTGAACAGGTTCGGCTTGCTGTCCAAGGCAGGACCCAGGGTCTGGGGCTCAGCCCCACTGAGTCCAGCAAACGGTATGTGGGAGGTTTTGTCTCCATATGCCAGGAATGGATTGGTGGGCTCTTTGGAGGCTTGCAGAAAAAGGTTCTGGTGGCTATCAGAAGAAGTAAAACTGGACTGCAGGCCTAAACCCCCCGTGGAAGTTCCATTATTACTGCTCTTCTTAGAAGCACTTTGGGCTCCAGGGGCTGCCGTCAGACCACCAATACTTATACTAGAGCCTCTTCCTCCTGAAGAGCCGCTGACGCCCTGGAAGGCTGATGACGGTTTGTTGAGTACACCATTTCCTGTTGGATGGGTCTCAGGCACTTTGGGCGGGTTGGAATTTTTCAGCCCTTCGGTGGAGGTTGCAGGCTTGAAAAGGCTTGGGGGCTCTTTACTCAGGCTCTCCGACACTGTGGTGAAGTAATTGGTGTCCTTGGATTGGGTCTGACCAGACGTTAGGCTCTGGCCAGAGCCAGAATTCTGGGTCATGCACTGGAAAAACAAGTTTTGGTCTTGCTGGGACTGAGTCTCATTCTTTGCACCACCAAAGCCAAAACCAAAGGGTCTGGAAGTGTCCTGGGGGGTTGTGGTAGGGGTCGGAGCTCCATTGGTCTGAGAGGTAGCATCTCCAAATacaggagcagctggagcagcCTGGGGCAAACGAAAACCCACAGCCGTTTTCGACCCCTAAGTAACAAAACAATAagtcaacatttattaattaCAGAAATAACGACATCAAATAATGATGCTGACAGTACTGATCACTGATTGTCTTACCTCAGTCAGGCTTCCCCAGGCGGGAGCTTTAGAACTAAAACCAACAGAGGCAGAAAGTGCCACACTAGGGCCACTGTCATGTGACCAAGAAATGGTGACAGGGCCCGGGGAAACAAGAGCAGCTGTTTTGGAAAAGGGTGACTGGGAGGCCTCCTCTCGGTCTGGCTGGGGGGATGGGGAGGCCTTGGGGGCAGGAGCACCAGGGACCAGGCTTGGCATCTGACCTAATGAAGGGAAAGATGTGGTGGAGAAGGGAGAGGGGGCTGGTTTGAGGGGGGGAGGAGTGGGGGTGTGAGAAACAGTGGTGGTGGAGTCTGCTGCCCCTTGTGTGGTTAGTGAGCGGCCGTTTTCTTTGACGTGGGCTGGATATCGAGGAGGGGTAGCATTTGATTGGTCCATCTCAGGTGGGGAACTTGTATTGGGGGATGACACCCTGCCCTGAGCGAAGGTTCCGTCTGAAGAGCCCCCGTTTTTGGTTGTGCTGCTGACTCTTTCACCAGAGTCCCCAACCCAGATCCCCATCGCTTCCGCGGGGGTTTTGTTGGAATCGACACAGTTTTGTGCGTTAGCTCCCGCGTCGCCAGCTCCTTTAAAACGTTTCAAGTTCAAGTCATCCTCACCTTCGGAGGCAGTCCTACGTCTACGTCCACTATCACCCTTTATTGTTTCACTGTCCTTCCTTCGCCGACCATTCTTACCAAGCTAAAAGGGAAGAACATTTAAGAAGAAATTCcataaatagatttttaaacagtttaagGTGAAAATACTCAAACAATTTTAACAAATATTCAGGAGAGTGTAAACAGTATAGTCTGATTTATGACAAACTTACTTCCCCCTCTGCCAGCATGACATGGATCACACGAGGATCTACAATCTGATTCTCTTTTCCCTATGGCAAAATAAGTTTGATTTTAGTGGCATCCTCTCACACTGTGACAAAGATGTGCTCACTCAAAACATATGAGTCATTTACCTTATCCAAGGTAATCTCCATAATGTGTGAAATAGGGTCGTGCTGTGAGACAAGTCCTGAGGCCCAGCACTCCTCAAACTCTGGCTGGTACACAAGAACCCTGCGTCCTTGAATAGTGTATGAACCTGAGCAACAGTGACAAAAGGTACAAGTTACATTCACACTTAATCAAAACAGATGCAGGGTATGTACAACAGATGGTACACTAGATGATATTTCAATTAGGGGTGATTAGTTTTGCTTAAAGACAGCATCTAGTCCATTGCCCAATGAGACACCTACTGCAACAGGCTGCTTTGGTATGTGCAACCTTGTCACATGTTTCAGTTATTGATAAGTGtttaaagattttaatttactttgtttAAAGATTTAGAATACTGAAAATTTATAAATATTTGGTATTAAAATCAGTATCTGCGTCAataacactgtgttttaagccaAAAGTCCAGACCAAAAGTAcgggatgacaccacaggagcagcatagaggcatttaatgttttttcctgttgttttttacgTTTCAAGAATCGATCTCCAGTTACttgaattgtattggatttggctgcaactctgtttacccctgagaatttaaatttttctgtgaaatatccCTTTAAGACAAGACACTTAAGAGAGGCACAAaggtagaaaaagaaaacaacataaacactgGCTGAATGTGGCGTCTTACCCTTCCTGAAGATCTCCTGCAGTTCAAAGTCAGTGCGCCAGCTGGAGATGGCAGCCTGCAGTGAGGGCTGCTCCAACAGTAAAGGGTGTCTTATGTCTTTATCAACCTGTACAAGGACACAGTGCTCACTACACAGCAATAATCTGGAATGAAAACTTCACACTAGAGTATAGCATGAGAGAACTAACAGACACTGTTGTTAATATTTAATAGATTTTCAATGACAGATTTATCATATCAAGAGTTATGTCAAATGTTCAGTATAATATCTGTGAATCAACTAGCTGGTTTAAAATTACTAAAAGTTAAAGCACTAAGAGAAACATACACACCTCAAACCTCTGGATAGTTTTGTTATCGGGGAGGAACTCAAAATTCTTGTTTCCAAAATACTCCACAGGAACCAATGAACCTAAACCCACTCTATCCACAAGTGAGCGGAAGACCTGAGGAAAAATACAACACCATTTAATTCTCTGAACATGTAGAAAAATACTCAACAGGgctgaattttattttttttccctcgaAATATTATCAAAATCACAATATGGCCACACatgatcattaaaaaaatgtccagCAAAAGCTTAATTCAGAAATTCTCACTAAAATTGTCCCTCAGAAAAACAAGTGCAACATCTGTCAAATAATTGCTCAAAGTGATATTCAGCTCCAACACTTAATATCTGTTTTGGACTCAGTAATCTTTTCCTTCTGCTCATAATACCAATATGAATACATTAACTGAAGCATTGTGAGCCCAGACTCGGTTTGGAAGGCCTGAGAAGTGAAAGGCGTCTTTCACCAACATTGGGGTCTGGCACAAAGTGGGAAAATTCCATGTGaaatttcattttgaaagaaatCTCAATGACCTGGAAATTCAAATTTGTGTATTCAATTCATCCgcagttttttagattttttcccccaacaTATAATTATCATCCAATATGCATTAAAATATCAGAATGCAAATGCAATTTTTTGTGACATGTTTCACAGGTCTATcttcaattttattttccttgtcAGGGGGATGTACAGTTGCCTTCGACTGGCCTCGATCAGCAAGTTCaggggagtaaaaaaaaaagtgctttttCCTGACAGCAGTGGTTGGTCTTGTGCTGACACCCCACTTCAACAACTGGTACACACTTTGTGTATGACGCAGACATTCTTGCTCCCATCCACTGTCTAACTGTTTACTCACCAGAGCAGGCCAGGCAGCGGATGATGCTGGGGCTCCAGTAGTCCCACTGCCGTCACTCCGATTGGCCCAAACGACAGAGTCTTCTACCAACACACCTTTCACCCCTTCATCATACACCTGCACCCAGGAACACCGCTGCGAAGCATTCTCAAACTCCACGAATACCTAcagtcagaaacacagagagaacagaacGTCAACATAGATATTTTATAGACAACTGCTGTAGTGGAGTTCACATTCAAGTAACTCTagcaaataaaatcatttaaaaaaatatagtaCATGGTGGAAATATGTGCAGCATTATCCGGGTAACATGAGACACTTTtcttaaacaaaaaaaacttgagaGAATTGTTGTAATTGTACGGGTCAACTATCACAGTATTGCTTGTGTGTAGCAACAGCCCCTCAGAGACGGCATTTCAAAACAATGATAATACTTGTTTAGcactcacttttttaaaatgacaataatagAAAAGTATCCAAATATTTCATTATGTAAATCTCTATTTTCTCTGTAAACTTTTCTTCTACTTGTGCACATTTATTACAAATCAGACTTCAGAGTAGCCCTGCAGAGCAAGCGTAAAACACACTTCATCTTTATAAGAGCTGGATGTGACAGACAGACTCACATTACCAGGCCCTCTGGTAGGATTACAAGGAAGGAGTGCCTGTTAATCATTAATTGTCTAGATActttggagaagaaaaagtTGATGATTAAATGGGCTAAAATGGCTATTTAAAAAAGCCAACACTCAAATCATGGCATCAAACACAGAATACATTGTTGCTGACTTggtgaaataaaagaatacGTTCACTGTGATATATCATATGCACACACTAGGGAAGCTCTACGTAATCGTGAATGGAAATGTCTCAGTTGGAGgtatctttgtttttataattgtaATTTTTCATAATCATTCTCCATGATTTATCTATAACCCTGTCTCCCTATGGAAGATGCTTTTCTTATTCATGATCTTTTCTGTGACAAAAAAACCCCAATAAAACTGCATCAATTACCAATGTATGAGCCGACTGaacaataaaactaatttgCCAATGTTtccaaacacaatgaaatgcaCATGGTAAACTtcacttccctcctcctctcacgcACTGTGTGACATTTGTACCACTGACGTCCTCACACAATCCAAAGACACCTCCCATTTGTCTGTGTTGTAAAGTTGATTGTGGAGGTGTATCACTTTGTGGACTTCAGTGAAGTAAAACACCACAGACAGTGCAGAGGATATTGACGGCAGCTGTTCAATGTGAATGTGAGACAAGCTATGAGAAACAGACCGGGCTGCTATCACAGTGCCTGACTCCCTCCCGGTCGCTGCTTCTGGATAAATCCTATTTTTTTAGAGTCAGGGTGGAGAATTTCATGGAGTGTTATTGATTAACACAACTGATGTAGCTAACTAGCCAATTACCCACCTGCCTAGATTcaaaaggaaagaggaaaaggagcTGTGGAGTGAGTCCGAGAGAGAACATAAATCTATGCAGAAAGTTGGGTTAATGAATGTTCCGCTGGTTACTTGTGCTAAAAGCGAAAGGTTCCAGAGAAATGGTTGAACAGAGGTCTGTAGTGCACATGCCACCACCAAGACCCAACTGTCCTCTTAATTCAATCAAGTTGCAACAAATGTCACACAGCAGTTCCctattgtatatataaatatatatataaatatatatacctTCATCATATATAAATACCTTAATCAaagtccatgaattattcctttaGAATTTGGTCAAATTGTccaaaaatgcaacattaacaaaagtgaaaataagaacattttagAATTGCCCCTTAGTCCAGATCTAGGCCAAAATTTAgttcagttcagtagtttttacataatcctgctgcaaaaaataaacaacaaacgaGCAGGGGCATGAACATTAACCTCTTTGCAGAGGTATCATCAAGCCAACTGCTGAACCTTCAGGTACggattttctcctttttcccaCAATTCAAAGGGACTTTCTTACCTCTAGTGTCTATGTAACTATGCATATAGTTGTTTACAGATCTTCTGTCTACAACctaataaaatgttataaatacatttctttttatggtGAAGACAGCTCtgagaaaatacttttctagaaaaaaaatgtacatcAATATCACGTTCTGCGAACTGGGTCTTCAATAATAGctattatttacatatttcttCAGTATAGTTATTTATACTACTATTATTGTATTGGTGTGCCAGCAGCTGGAAATAAACAGGTTAACTAGAAGGACACTCTGACAGCGCACACTTCCACCAAAGCTGATTGGCCAAAGTATTACATCCACATTACTATTCTCTTCATAAACCACAGAATCTAGATTCCCAATAAGTCGTCTTTAAAAATCAAGACATTCACTACTTTTGAGGGTTTCACTCTACACATTCCACTTGGCAGGTTGAGAGCAGGTCACATTCGGGAGAGTGGTGGGAAAAGGGAGGTCATGTAGACGTATAATCCatcttcattttcttcatcCAAAACTGGAATGAGTAAAGATGACTCTATATACGATGTAAAAACAGCCCAAAAAACTTGAAATAGTCTTACgtgtctttattttgtttgtaataGTGAAAATTGGTTTGTGAGTAGAAGACAAAGCCTGTTTTTAACTCTGTCCATTTGTCACTGTACCTCCCCACCTGAGGATCAAAGACCTCGGTATGACTGTATCAGGGTTCAAAATGTCAGCAGAACACAAGAACCAATTGGTCCAACAACAAGACATGTTTAATCCTCTGCCCCAATGTTTATATCACTGACGGATCATCAGCAAATATCTATTTTGTTG
This window of the Paralichthys olivaceus isolate ysfri-2021 chromosome 9, ASM2471397v2, whole genome shotgun sequence genome carries:
- the kdm3b gene encoding lysine-specific demethylase 3B isoform X2, translating into MGDSLELIGKRLLLLLDDGTPASGPEPEQAAWLRGTVRAVSVIGLAAPEVSEAEATTTSSAAGLTVFVEFENASQRCSWVQVYDEGVKGVLVEDSVVWANRSDGSGTTGAPASSAAWPALVFRSLVDRVGLGSLVPVEYFGNKNFEFLPDNKTIQRFEVDKDIRHPLLLEQPSLQAAISSWRTDFELQEIFRKGSYTIQGRRVLVYQPEFEECWASGLVSQHDPISHIMEITLDKGKENQIVDPRVIHVMLAEGELGKNGRRRKDSETIKGDSGRRRRTASEGEDDLNLKRFKGAGDAGANAQNCVDSNKTPAEAMGIWVGDSGERVSSTTKNGGSSDGTFAQGRVSSPNTSSPPEMDQSNATPPRYPAHVKENGRSLTTQGAADSTTTVSHTPTPPPLKPAPSPFSTTSFPSLGQMPSLVPGAPAPKASPSPQPDREEASQSPFSKTAALVSPGPVTISWSHDSGPSVALSASVGFSSKAPAWGSLTEGSKTAVGFRLPQAAPAAPVFGDATSQTNGAPTPTTTPQDTSRPFGFGFGGAKNETQSQQDQNLFFQCMTQNSGSGQSLTSGQTQSKDTNYFTTVSESLSKEPPSLFKPATSTEGLKNSNPPKVPETHPTGNGVLNKPSSAFQGVSGSSGGRGSSISIGGLTAAPGAQSASKKSSNNGTSTGGLGLQSSFTSSDSHQNLFLQASKEPTNPFLAYGDKTSHIPFAGLSGAEPQTLGPALDSKPNLFTMAEPPKGILSSSFPSLSAAASPSSSSTQAPASSQKSHSEGALTKEEQEAAEMPSSTSGCRMFGSIPGGMEEEPVSFEQSQSQKFTLEERGQASKRDSDSSSNSDLSDLSENEDGPEKGQVPPLPTKDVAMMQKTKVQGASKSRPRNKPFKVGQSVLKDQSKVRRLKQSGESFLQDGSCINVAPHLHKCRECRLERYRKYRNTDEDSDDDDDPNVACRFFHFRRLAFTRKGVLRVEGFLSPQQSDSMAMSLWLPAPAVQEGLDLDTSKYILANVGDQFCQLVMSEKEAMMMVEPHQKVAWKRAVRGVREMCDVCETTLFNIHWVCRKCGFGVCLDCYRLRRNRPREDVDEVPEDEVFSWLKCAKGQPHEPQNLMPTQIIPGTALYNIGDMVHSARGKWGIKANCPCTSRHTKPLVRPFAPNGVSQSTTSSGGGGGSGGGGLIAAASGIGTTPKSEGEASAIKTETTQTAAPSDSGGGESVGSTSNSTSGTSSPCNLAQSSAKESRSSGEGNSSALHWLADLATQKAKDDTKESGSLRAMMSRDSRPPFGLDSLSALSKPSASSPKLFNSLLLGSSMAQSKPEGSSLRDLLNSGPGKLPQGPGESGVPFPSVFTTAGSDKLKSSLPNFLDHIIASVVETKKAEGRRTGASEGGELSTMGGRKDGVMGLSVLEPHTSHSWLCDGRLLCLQDPSNGNNWKIFRECWKQGQPVLVSGIHKRLKSNLWRPEAFSEEFGDQDVDLVNCRNCAIISDVKVRDFWDGFQVIKKRLQDNEGQPMVLKLKDWPPGEDFRDMMPTRFDDLMDNLPLPEYTKRDGRLNLAARLPNFFVRPDLGPKMYNAYGLISSEDRKVGTTNLHLDVSDAVNVMVYVGIPQGDADQEQEVMTTIEEGDVDDMTKRRVYEGKEKPGALWHIYAAKDAEKIRELLRKVGEEQGQENPPDHDPIHDQSWYLDQVLRRRLYEEYGVQGWAIVQFLGDAVFIPAGAPHQVHNLYSCIKVAEDFVSPEHVRHCFRLTQEFRHLSTTHTNHEDKLQVKNIIYHAVKDAVGTMKAHEPKLARP